CACAGAATTTGCTGACACATTACTTTAAAAAGTAAAAGTGAGTTGCGTAGTCCTTATTACTTTTTCTGAAGTTCCTTAGTAGTTTTTAGAATGTTGCTGAACACTTTGTCAAAAGATGTACATGTTTCTACCCAAAGATGTACATGTTTTAGTCAAATGATGTACATCTTTTAGTGTAGTAGTCAGCAGCAAAGTAAAACAGTAACCTTATAAATTCAAAAAGTATGGCTGTTACGTTTAAAATGATTCCCAAAAAGAACATGCAGGTTAGCCCACCCGAGGTTAAATACTACCCTTGTGCGGTGAGTCAGGGCAGAGTAGATTTAGACACCTTATCCCAAATAGTGGCTTCGCGCTCTACGGTAAGTGAGGCCGATTGTTATGGTGTGATTGTAGGATTGACTAGGGCAATAGGAGAATCGCTCCTGAATGGTCATATCGTAGATATTGATTTTTTGGGTTCGTTTGCGCTGACTTTGCAAGGCACTGCTGCCGACAGTGAAGCCGATTTAGGCAAGGCTAACATCAAAAAAACTAAAGTGATTTTCAGTCCGTCTAAGGGATTGAAATCAAGATTAAAAGAAATTAGCTTTAAGCGACTGCGGTAACAAAAAAAATCCCGAACCACTTAATGACTCGGGATTCTAAATCTAACTAACTTATTCTATTATTATATTACTGGAATTCTATTGGACAAAAGGGGGATTATTTGTTTGATTACTAAAAAATTGTTGTCCTAAAAGTCGGTGGCAAACGCGTCCGACTTTAGGGAACAACTCAAATAAACCACAATATTTATTTAACTTTACGTCGATGGATAAATCGTTAAAATTTAGGTTTCCTAACGCTTCTTCTATGCCTTAATCTTAACTACTAACAAATTTCAAATAATTGCCCCTAGCAATTGATGGGCAAAAAACTATATTTACGCTGTTGGATAAACCAAAAAAAAATACCGTTGTTTAACGGGTACAAAAATGAGGTTCCGGCGGTATTTATTTAATTACTGTTCGAGTTACTTTGTAGAATACAGGAATTTAAAGGTTTCCTATCCGAAGCCAACGGTAGGAAAGCACTAACAGCGTAAATGATTTTAAACGACCCTTTCTTTATTGGAATTTGTTTTTTTACTATAGGCTTCTTGTCTTTGGTAGGGTTTACCAGTGCCTATCTCAACTACCTTTTCAAATCAAAAACGTATCGGTATTACAGCTTGTATATAGTAACGCTGTTGTTGTTTATTGTGGCGGTTTATGCTAAAGACACTGGTGATTTTCCCTTAAAATCAGACAGGCGCAATGTTATGCAGTTGGTGGTGGATGGGTTACAAATGCTGAGTGCTTTACTCTTTTGCGCTTTTATTTACCATGCCATGGTTTCGCAGGATGTAAAATATAAAAAACTCAAAAAGGCTTATTATTCCTTTATAGCCTTTACTGGGTTCTACTTTATCATCATGCTGCTTTTCCCTGATTTCGTTAGGGTTAGCTTTTCCTTTTTTGTACTGACGCGAGTAATTATTTATCTGATTTCGATACTGTTTTATTACCACATGGCAAAAGGGCTTAAAATAGTCTTCTTCCGTTACTTGTTTTTAGCAACAACTTTTTTATTTGTGTCCGGGATTTTGGCTCTTTGGGACTCAACGGTCAATGCCAAAACGAGCATTTATACCGGTTTTCATTACTTATGTTATGGGTACTTCTTTGAAAATATTTGTTTTATCGGAGCCTTTATTTACAAGTATTTTATAGTGGATAAAGAAAAACGCGAAGTAGAACACCAGCACAAAATGCAGCTTTTTACCACGAAATTTGAAATACAGCAGCAAACGATGGAATACATTGGCAAAGAAATTCACGATAACATAGGTCAAAAGCTCACCTTAGCCAGTTTGTATACCCAACAATTGGAATATAAAAACACCGAACCTGACAGCAAAGAGAGTATTGACAATGTAAGCCTGTTGATTAATGAATCCTTGGCCGAGATGCGGGAATTAACAAAATCCCTTATCGACAATGCCATAGAAAAAAACAGCATTTATAAGTTGATTAAAGAAGAATGTGAACGGGTTAAGAAACTAAAGTTGTTTACGGTAAAACTCAGCTGCAACATTAAAGATATTGATTTGGATTATCAATCGAAAACCATTTTGGTTCGAATACTGCAAGAGTTTTTTCAGAATAGCATTAAGCATTCCGAATGTAAAAACTTAACTTTACAACTCAATGTTTCCGATAAAAATGTAGTACTGATGCTGGTAGACGATGGTAAGGGGTTTGACATTTCTAAAACCTACACTAACGGAATCGGCTTAAACAACATGAAAAAAAGAACCGAAATGCTCGAGGGCCAATTTACACTGGAAAGCCAACTCAGTATAGGAACCAAAGTAACCGTAACCTTACCACTCAAATGAAAAAGACGATTGCCATAGTAGATGATCATACGTTGATTGCACAAGCGTTGAAGGGGATTATTTCTAATTTCAACAACTTTGAAGTTATTTTTGAATGTGAAAACGGTAAAGAACTCATTACCAAAATACCCACGCTTAAAAGCTTGCCCGATATTGTAATGCTCGACATCAGTATGCCGGAGATGAATGGTTTTGATACCGCATTGTGGTTGAACGAGAACTATACGGAGATTAAAATTATGGCACTGAGCATGCAAAACGATGAACAGAGTGTGATTAAAATGATTCGCAACGGCGCCAAAAGTTATCTGCTGAAAAACACGCACCCGCGTGATTTGGAAATAGCCTTAAACAAGGTTACCGAAGAAGGGTTTTATTATCCTGAATGGGTTTCCAAAATTATTTATACCAATATAAACGGTACGGCCAGCAGTTCTGTTTCCAAACTTACCGAAAGAGAAAAAGAGTTCTTGAAATATACCATCACTGAGATGAATTATAAAGAGATTGCCGAATTGATGTGCTGCAGTCCGAGAACTGTAGAAAGCTACA
Above is a genomic segment from Flavobacterium phycosphaerae containing:
- a CDS encoding sensor histidine kinase, with the translated sequence MILNDPFFIGICFFTIGFLSLVGFTSAYLNYLFKSKTYRYYSLYIVTLLLFIVAVYAKDTGDFPLKSDRRNVMQLVVDGLQMLSALLFCAFIYHAMVSQDVKYKKLKKAYYSFIAFTGFYFIIMLLFPDFVRVSFSFFVLTRVIIYLISILFYYHMAKGLKIVFFRYLFLATTFLFVSGILALWDSTVNAKTSIYTGFHYLCYGYFFENICFIGAFIYKYFIVDKEKREVEHQHKMQLFTTKFEIQQQTMEYIGKEIHDNIGQKLTLASLYTQQLEYKNTEPDSKESIDNVSLLINESLAEMRELTKSLIDNAIEKNSIYKLIKEECERVKKLKLFTVKLSCNIKDIDLDYQSKTILVRILQEFFQNSIKHSECKNLTLQLNVSDKNVVLMLVDDGKGFDISKTYTNGIGLNNMKKRTEMLEGQFTLESQLSIGTKVTVTLPLK
- a CDS encoding response regulator; its protein translation is MKKTIAIVDDHTLIAQALKGIISNFNNFEVIFECENGKELITKIPTLKSLPDIVMLDISMPEMNGFDTALWLNENYTEIKIMALSMQNDEQSVIKMIRNGAKSYLLKNTHPRDLEIALNKVTEEGFYYPEWVSKIIYTNINGTASSSVSKLTEREKEFLKYTITEMNYKEIAELMCCSPRTVESYRDNLFEKLGLKTRVGLAVYAMRNGFS
- a CDS encoding HU family DNA-binding protein; this encodes MAVTFKMIPKKNMQVSPPEVKYYPCAVSQGRVDLDTLSQIVASRSTVSEADCYGVIVGLTRAIGESLLNGHIVDIDFLGSFALTLQGTAADSEADLGKANIKKTKVIFSPSKGLKSRLKEISFKRLR